The Streptococcus pluranimalium genome contains a region encoding:
- the rplT gene encoding 50S ribosomal protein L20, which translates to MARVKGGVVSRKRRKRVLKLAKGYYGAKHILFRTAKEQVMNSYYYAYRDRRQKKRDFRKLWITRINAAARMNGLSYSQLMHGLKLAEIEVNRKMLADLAVNDAAAFTALADAAKAKLGK; encoded by the coding sequence ATGGCTCGTGTTAAAGGTGGCGTTGTTTCACGCAAACGTCGTAAACGTGTTTTAAAATTAGCTAAAGGTTACTATGGAGCAAAACACATCTTGTTCCGTACTGCAAAAGAGCAAGTAATGAACTCTTACTACTATGCATACCGTGACCGTCGTCAGAAAAAACGTGATTTCCGTAAACTTTGGATTACACGTATCAATGCGGCTGCTCGTATGAATGGTTTGTCATACTCTCAATTGATGCATGGTTTGAAACTTGCTGAGATTGAAGTAAACCGTAAAATGCTTGCTGATTTAGCAGTTAACGATGCAGCAGCTTTCACAGCTCTTGCAGATGCTGCTAAAGCAAAACTTGGTAAATAA
- a CDS encoding DNA repair protein, which translates to MLRQQEKIEEQEKVISELEHKLNDKRIAIETCGSIAEASLVLNDIFNSAQAAADQYLDNIKQQAKNNGVH; encoded by the coding sequence ATGTTGAGACAACAAGAAAAAATTGAAGAACAAGAAAAAGTGATTAGCGAGTTAGAACATAAATTAAATGATAAACGAATAGCAATAGAAACTTGTGGCTCTATTGCTGAAGCATCTTTAGTTTTAAATGATATCTTCAATTCAGCCCAAGCAGCAGCAGACCAATATTTGGATAATATTAAGCAACAAGCTAAAAACAATGGAGTTCATTGA
- the pepT gene encoding peptidase T, giving the protein MAYSNLLDRFLTYVKFNTRSDETSQTTPSTQSQIDFALTILKPEMEKIGLQDVHYLESNGYIIGTLPANSDKFSYKIGYISHIDTADFNAEGVNPQIIENYDGSDIPLGESGFQLSPTDFPNLNNYHGQTLITTDGTTLLGADDKSGIAEIMTAIEYFTSHPEVEHGEIRVGFGPDEEIGVGADKFDVADFDVDFAYTVDGGPLGELQFETFSAAAADITFKGRNVHPGTAKDQMVNAFQLAIDFHNALPESDRPELTEGYQGFYHLHGLDGSVEEAHSSYIIRDFDSNAFENRKKLMLDIATKMNEALDQERVLVSLKDQYFNMRQVIEKDMTPINLAKEVMEKLDIKPIIEPIRGGTDGSKISFMGIPTPNIFAGGENMHGRFEFVSLQTMERAVDVIVGISTAVK; this is encoded by the coding sequence ATGGCATATTCGAATTTATTAGATCGTTTTTTAACGTATGTAAAGTTTAATACACGTAGTGATGAAACAAGTCAGACAACACCTAGTACACAAAGTCAGATTGACTTTGCCTTAACGATTCTAAAACCAGAAATGGAAAAAATTGGTTTGCAAGATGTTCATTATTTAGAGTCAAATGGTTATATTATCGGAACATTGCCGGCAAATTCTGATAAATTCAGCTATAAAATCGGCTATATTTCTCATATTGACACAGCTGATTTTAATGCTGAAGGTGTCAATCCCCAAATTATAGAGAACTATGACGGCTCTGATATTCCACTAGGAGAATCAGGATTTCAATTATCACCGACTGATTTTCCTAATCTAAACAATTATCATGGACAAACCTTAATCACTACCGATGGTACGACACTTTTAGGAGCTGATGATAAATCTGGTATTGCTGAAATCATGACTGCTATTGAGTATTTTACCAGTCATCCAGAGGTTGAACATGGGGAAATTCGTGTTGGCTTTGGACCTGATGAAGAAATTGGTGTGGGTGCAGATAAGTTTGATGTTGCTGATTTTGATGTAGACTTCGCCTATACGGTTGATGGTGGTCCACTCGGTGAACTTCAATTTGAAACTTTTAGTGCAGCTGCAGCCGATATCACCTTTAAAGGTCGCAATGTCCATCCTGGCACAGCTAAGGATCAAATGGTTAATGCTTTTCAACTGGCGATTGATTTTCACAATGCGCTTCCAGAATCAGATCGTCCAGAACTAACCGAAGGCTACCAAGGCTTTTATCACCTCCACGGACTTGACGGTTCAGTAGAAGAAGCACATAGTTCTTACATTATCCGAGATTTTGATAGTAATGCGTTTGAAAATCGTAAGAAGTTAATGCTAGATATCGCTACAAAAATGAATGAAGCGCTTGATCAAGAGCGTGTTCTAGTTAGTTTGAAAGATCAATACTTTAATATGCGTCAGGTGATTGAAAAAGATATGACACCAATCAATCTTGCAAAAGAGGTGATGGAAAAACTTGATATTAAGCCAATTATTGAACCTATCCGTGGTGGAACAGATGGCTCTAAGATTTCCTTTATGGGGATTCCAACACCAAATATTTTTGCTGGTGGAGAAAATATGCATGGTCGCTTTGAATTTGTCAGTCTTCAAACGATGGAAAGAGCAGTTGATGTTATTGTTGGTATATCGACTGCTGTGAAATAG
- the cmk gene encoding (d)CMP kinase, whose amino-acid sequence MKSIKIAIDGPASSGKSTVAKIIARNLGYTYLDTGAMYRSATYLALKHQLDDSKVEEILEKLSEYPISFGKDEKGQQTVLIGSIDVTDAIRQPDVTNNVSWVSALPEIREELVAQQQRIAAQGGIIMDGRDIGTVVLPDAELKIFLIASVEERAERRFKENLEKGITTDFETLKDEIAARDYKDSHRKVSPLKAAEDAITFDTTGISIEGVVDFIQEKAKKIIDKG is encoded by the coding sequence ATGAAATCTATAAAAATAGCTATTGATGGGCCTGCTTCAAGTGGTAAAAGTACAGTGGCCAAGATTATTGCTCGTAATCTTGGCTATACCTATCTTGATACAGGTGCTATGTATCGTTCTGCAACTTATCTTGCTTTAAAGCATCAATTAGACGATTCTAAAGTAGAAGAAATCCTTGAAAAACTATCAGAGTACCCTATTTCTTTTGGAAAAGACGAAAAGGGACAACAAACTGTTCTTATAGGATCAATTGATGTAACAGATGCCATTCGTCAACCAGATGTGACCAATAATGTTTCCTGGGTTTCAGCATTGCCAGAGATTCGTGAAGAGCTTGTTGCTCAACAACAACGTATCGCTGCACAAGGTGGGATTATCATGGATGGTCGTGATATTGGAACAGTTGTTCTTCCTGATGCGGAATTAAAAATCTTTTTGATTGCTTCGGTAGAAGAGAGGGCGGAACGTCGCTTTAAAGAGAACCTGGAAAAAGGGATTACAACTGATTTTGAAACGCTAAAAGATGAAATCGCCGCGCGTGATTATAAAGACAGTCATCGTAAGGTATCACCATTAAAAGCTGCTGAAGATGCCATTACTTTTGATACAACTGGTATCTCAATCGAAGGTGTGGTTGACTTTATTCAAGAAAAAGCGAAGAAAATTATTGACAAGGGATAA
- a CDS encoding SAG1386/EF1546 family surface-associated protein — MGKKPWELKIFETKKDVGEQTSRKDKHSGFLSTPLLTGLLSVFFLIVVGILIVVFYTSNGGSDETKATSGFYRSSQSTSKEVKSSQGQSAKKKKTSTSKKNKKKEASTESSTKVSTQESSSTSSSSEVTTEETTPSTTNGQTIVVQAGEGAASIAARAGISIEQLQALNPQNMTLGYWYANPGDVVNVN; from the coding sequence ATGGGCAAGAAACCATGGGAATTGAAAATTTTTGAAACTAAGAAAGATGTTGGTGAACAGACATCACGAAAAGATAAACATAGTGGTTTTTTAAGTACTCCCCTGTTGACCGGTTTACTTAGTGTTTTCTTTTTAATTGTTGTCGGTATTTTGATTGTTGTCTTCTATACGTCAAATGGTGGAAGTGATGAAACTAAAGCAACATCAGGCTTTTATCGTTCGTCGCAATCTACTTCTAAAGAAGTGAAATCTTCTCAAGGACAATCAGCGAAGAAAAAGAAAACTTCCACTTCTAAGAAGAATAAAAAGAAAGAAGCGTCTACAGAATCTTCTACTAAGGTATCAACTCAAGAAAGTAGTTCAACAAGTTCTAGCTCAGAAGTAACTACTGAGGAAACAACGCCTTCTACAACAAATGGGCAAACGATTGTTGTTCAAGCTGGTGAAGGTGCAGCTTCAATTGCAGCTCGTGCAGGAATTTCAATTGAGCAGTTGCAGGCATTAAATCCACAAAATATGACATTGGGTTACTGGTACGCTAATCCAGGAGATGTTGTTAATGTCAATTAA
- the rpmI gene encoding 50S ribosomal protein L35, translating into MPKQKTHRASAKRFKRTGSGGLKRFRAFTSHRFHGKTKKQRRHLRKASMVNAGDFKRIKAMLTRLK; encoded by the coding sequence ATGCCAAAACAAAAAACACACCGTGCATCAGCTAAACGTTTTAAACGTACAGGTTCAGGCGGATTGAAACGCTTCCGTGCTTTCACGTCTCACCGTTTCCACGGAAAAACTAAGAAACAACGTCGTCATCTTCGTAAAGCGTCAATGGTGAACGCTGGAGATTTCAAACGTATCAAAGCAATGCTTACTCGCCTTAAATAA
- the infC gene encoding translation initiation factor IF-3: protein MKIIAKKDLFINDEIRVREVRLVGLEGEQLGIKPLSEAQSIADEANVDLVLIQPQATPPVAKIMDYGKFKFEYQKKQKEQRKKQSVVTVKEVRLSPVIDKGDFETKLRNGRKFLEKGNKVKVSIRFKGRMITHKEIGAKVLAEFAEATQDIAIIEQRAKMDGRQMFMQLAPIPDKK, encoded by the coding sequence GTGAAGATCATAGCTAAAAAAGATCTATTCATCAACGACGAAATTCGTGTTCGCGAAGTTCGTTTAGTTGGTCTTGAAGGTGAACAATTAGGGATTAAACCATTATCAGAAGCTCAATCAATTGCCGATGAGGCTAATGTTGATTTAGTGCTTATCCAACCGCAAGCCACTCCACCTGTTGCTAAAATTATGGACTATGGTAAGTTCAAGTTTGAGTATCAGAAGAAACAAAAAGAGCAACGCAAAAAGCAAAGTGTTGTCACTGTTAAGGAAGTTCGACTTAGTCCAGTTATTGATAAAGGGGACTTTGAGACAAAGCTTCGTAACGGCCGTAAGTTCCTTGAAAAAGGAAATAAGGTTAAAGTTTCTATTCGCTTTAAAGGGCGTATGATTACTCATAAGGAAATTGGAGCAAAAGTGTTGGCTGAGTTTGCTGAAGCAACTCAAGATATTGCTATCATTGAGCAAAGAGCTAAAATGGATGGTCGCCAAATGTTCATGCAACTTGCACCGATTCCAGACAAGAAATAA
- the lepB gene encoding signal peptidase I: protein MTKLSLNSKDFSRELERVRYQRRFWMIVRNTVYILLGVASIAILIAVLWLPVLRIYGRSMNKTLSEGDIVISQKGSKFKSGEVIAFYYNNKVLVKRVIAKSGDWVEVTPEGDVYVNQKKLKEPYIMAKALGESNIKYPYQVPDGQIFVMGDNRKTSIDSRNTSIGGVSQEQIVGEVSFRIWPISNIGPIR from the coding sequence ATGACAAAATTAAGCTTAAATTCTAAGGATTTTTCACGAGAATTGGAACGTGTGAGATATCAAAGACGGTTCTGGATGATCGTTAGAAATACGGTGTATATTTTATTGGGTGTAGCTTCAATTGCAATTTTAATTGCAGTTTTATGGTTACCGGTTTTACGAATCTATGGCAGATCGATGAATAAAACACTGTCTGAAGGTGATATTGTGATTAGTCAAAAAGGTTCAAAGTTTAAATCAGGTGAAGTCATAGCTTTTTATTACAATAATAAAGTTCTTGTCAAGCGTGTTATTGCAAAATCAGGTGATTGGGTTGAAGTAACTCCTGAAGGTGATGTTTATGTCAACCAAAAAAAATTAAAAGAACCTTATATTATGGCGAAAGCTTTGGGAGAGAGTAATATTAAATATCCTTATCAAGTTCCTGATGGTCAGATTTTTGTGATGGGAGATAACCGTAAGACATCTATTGATTCTAGAAATACGTCTATTGGTGGAGTCTCTCAAGAGCAGATTGTTGGTGAAGTTTCTTTTCGAATTTGGCCGATATCAAATATTGGACCAATCAGGTAA
- a CDS encoding alpha/beta hydrolase, translating to MMTITKKNLETTIGDLSIHYRKGNPTLIFLSGIGSFPTFENFSAIIKPLPKNFGILTLDYPNIGESSLKNQRELTLVDWIEAIELVLDSLQVEDYILITHSIAGILGLRLMTKRLGCKGFIGIEPSTVAILTGIVDYSQEFGRVNQIISEIGVRNYLQGISRQGLNEIENKALWDAFDRTEKRLSTIAESDFAAFPDLNKSDFASQPSIPKDIPSFVFSQAFRREEYEASEYQNREGRYHLYLTGDHHYLHWTESEAILKVIKSVV from the coding sequence ATGATGACTATTACGAAGAAAAATTTAGAAACAACTATTGGTGATTTATCGATTCACTACCGAAAAGGTAATCCGACGCTTATTTTTCTCAGTGGTATTGGTAGCTTCCCAACCTTCGAAAATTTTTCAGCAATTATCAAACCTTTACCTAAAAACTTTGGTATCTTAACCCTTGATTATCCCAATATTGGAGAATCAAGTTTAAAGAATCAAAGAGAGCTCACATTGGTTGACTGGATAGAGGCTATTGAACTTGTATTAGATAGCTTACAAGTTGAGGATTATATTTTGATTACTCATAGTATTGCTGGTATACTCGGACTTAGATTAATGACTAAACGATTAGGATGTAAAGGTTTTATAGGAATTGAACCTTCCACAGTAGCCATTTTGACGGGAATAGTTGATTATTCTCAAGAATTTGGACGAGTGAACCAAATTATTTCTGAAATAGGTGTTAGGAATTATTTACAGGGAATCTCTCGACAAGGGTTGAATGAAATAGAAAATAAAGCTCTTTGGGATGCTTTTGATAGAACTGAGAAGCGCTTATCAACTATTGCTGAATCTGATTTTGCTGCCTTTCCAGATTTGAATAAGAGTGACTTTGCTAGTCAACCTAGTATTCCAAAAGATATTCCTAGCTTTGTTTTTAGTCAAGCTTTTCGAAGAGAGGAATATGAAGCGTCAGAGTATCAAAATCGAGAAGGTAGATACCACCTATATCTGACTGGTGATCATCATTATTTACATTGGACAGAAAGTGAAGCTATTCTTAAAGTCATCAAATCTGTTGTGTGA
- a CDS encoding EbsA family protein: protein MIRIFGKIRYHWQPELSWLLIYWSLTIAPIFIGLSLLFERTKIPLAFFLLFALFLILLGFGLHRFFIIGEDDQLKIVSMDVFKPQNVKISSIKKIEVTKLSITLLFNGSTKKRIFYMRKWPKKYFLDALAVHPYFKGEVELMDNFVELDYFEAYKNEKTPRALEP, encoded by the coding sequence ATGATTAGAATTTTTGGTAAAATAAGATACCATTGGCAACCTGAACTATCATGGCTCTTAATTTATTGGTCTTTAACAATAGCACCAATTTTTATTGGCTTATCTTTACTATTTGAACGAACAAAGATACCATTGGCATTCTTCTTATTGTTTGCTTTGTTTTTAATCTTATTGGGGTTTGGACTACATCGCTTTTTCATTATTGGTGAGGATGATCAATTAAAAATTGTATCAATGGATGTTTTTAAACCACAGAATGTGAAGATTTCTAGCATCAAAAAGATCGAAGTAACAAAGTTAAGCATCACCTTGTTGTTTAATGGCAGTACAAAAAAACGCATCTTTTATATGCGTAAGTGGCCTAAGAAGTATTTTCTTGATGCTCTGGCAGTTCATCCTTATTTTAAAGGTGAGGTTGAATTAATGGATAACTTTGTTGAGTTGGATTATTTTGAAGCATATAAAAACGAAAAGACTCCTAGAGCATTAGAGCCTTAG
- the lepA gene encoding translation elongation factor 4 — protein sequence MNIEDLKKRQEKIRNFSIIAHIDHGKSTLADRILEKTETVSSREMQAQLLDSMDLERERGITIKLNAIELNYTAKDGETYIFHLIDTPGHVDFTYEVSRSLAACEGAILVVDAAQGIEAQTLANVYLALDNDLEIMPVINKIDLPAADPERVRTEVEDVIGLDASAAVLASAKAGIGIEEILEQIVEKVPAPSGDVAAPLQALIFDSVYDAYRGVILQVRVTNGMVKPGDKIRLMSNGKTFDVTEVGIFTPKAVGRDYLATGDVGYIAASIKTVADTRVGDTITLADNPASEPLSGYKQMNPMVFAGLYPIESNKYNDLREALEKLQLNDASLQFEPETSQALGFGFRCGFLGLLHMDVIQERLEREFNIDLIMTAPSVVYNVNTTDGEILEVSNPSEFPDPTRIDAIEEPYVKAQIMVPQEYVGAVMELAQRKRGDFETMEYIDDNRVNVIYQIPLAEIVFDFFDKLKSSTRGYASFDYEISEYRRSQLVKMDILLNGDKVDALSFIVHKEFAYERGKLIVDKLKKIIPRQQFEVPIQAAIGQKIVARTDIKALRKNVLAKCYGGDVSRKRKLLEKQKAGKKRMKSIGSVEVPQEAFLSVLSMDDDEKK from the coding sequence ATGAACATTGAAGACTTAAAAAAACGTCAGGAGAAGATTCGTAATTTCTCCATTATTGCTCATATCGACCATGGAAAATCGACACTAGCTGACCGTATTTTAGAAAAAACAGAAACAGTCTCAAGTCGAGAAATGCAAGCACAATTGCTTGATAGTATGGACTTGGAGCGTGAGCGTGGCATTACCATTAAATTAAATGCTATTGAGCTCAATTATACAGCTAAAGATGGCGAGACGTATATTTTTCACTTGATTGACACACCAGGGCACGTTGACTTTACCTATGAGGTATCACGTTCCTTGGCTGCCTGTGAGGGAGCTATCTTGGTTGTTGATGCAGCACAAGGTATTGAAGCTCAGACACTTGCCAATGTCTATTTAGCTTTGGATAATGACTTAGAAATCATGCCAGTCATCAATAAAATCGACTTGCCAGCTGCAGATCCTGAGCGTGTCCGTACGGAAGTTGAAGATGTAATTGGACTTGATGCGTCAGCTGCTGTTTTAGCTTCTGCCAAGGCTGGTATTGGTATCGAAGAAATCTTGGAGCAGATTGTTGAAAAAGTTCCAGCACCATCAGGCGATGTAGCAGCACCACTTCAAGCCTTGATTTTCGACTCTGTTTATGATGCTTACCGCGGGGTTATCCTTCAGGTTCGTGTGACTAATGGAATGGTTAAGCCGGGTGACAAGATTCGACTCATGTCTAATGGTAAAACCTTTGATGTAACTGAAGTCGGTATTTTTACGCCTAAGGCTGTTGGGCGTGACTACTTGGCAACAGGTGATGTTGGTTACATTGCGGCATCGATCAAGACCGTAGCAGATACGCGTGTTGGTGATACCATTACCTTGGCTGATAATCCTGCGAGCGAGCCACTGTCTGGCTACAAGCAAATGAACCCAATGGTTTTTGCGGGACTATATCCGATTGAATCCAATAAATATAACGATTTGCGTGAAGCTTTGGAAAAACTCCAGTTGAATGATGCTAGTTTGCAATTTGAACCGGAAACGTCACAAGCTTTGGGATTTGGTTTCCGTTGTGGCTTTCTAGGTCTACTTCACATGGATGTTATTCAAGAGCGTTTAGAGCGTGAATTTAACATTGATTTGATTATGACTGCGCCATCGGTAGTTTACAATGTTAATACAACGGATGGTGAGATTTTAGAGGTTTCTAACCCTTCTGAATTTCCTGATCCTACGCGTATTGATGCCATTGAAGAACCTTATGTTAAAGCTCAAATCATGGTACCACAAGAGTATGTTGGAGCTGTGATGGAATTGGCTCAGCGTAAACGTGGTGATTTTGAAACTATGGAATACATTGATGACAATCGTGTTAATGTTATCTATCAAATTCCATTGGCTGAAATTGTCTTTGACTTCTTTGATAAGCTCAAATCCTCGACACGTGGTTATGCTAGCTTTGATTATGAAATATCAGAGTATCGTCGCTCACAATTGGTTAAGATGGATATCCTTCTTAATGGGGACAAGGTCGATGCCCTCAGCTTTATTGTTCACAAAGAATTTGCCTATGAACGTGGGAAACTCATTGTGGATAAGTTGAAGAAAATCATTCCTCGTCAACAATTTGAAGTGCCAATTCAAGCGGCTATTGGTCAAAAAATTGTGGCACGTACAGATATCAAAGCCCTTCGTAAAAATGTTTTGGCTAAATGTTATGGTGGTGACGTTTCACGTAAACGTAAATTGCTTGAAAAACAAAAAGCCGGTAAGAAGCGCATGAAATCTATTGGTTCAGTTGAAGTACCGCAAGAAGCCTTCTTGAGTGTCCTTTCAATGGACGATGATGAGAAGAAATAA
- a CDS encoding ferredoxin, producing MKVSLIPEKCIACGLCQTHSDAFDYHDDGIVKFTDSDELVAEFPNDDFATIEAVKNCPTKALML from the coding sequence ATGAAAGTATCACTTATTCCAGAAAAATGTATCGCTTGTGGGCTTTGCCAAACCCATTCTGATGCGTTTGATTACCATGACGATGGTATCGTTAAGTTTACAGATAGCGATGAATTAGTAGCTGAATTTCCTAATGATGATTTTGCGACGATTGAAGCAGTTAAGAACTGTCCCACTAAGGCTCTAATGCTCTAG